A single region of the Demequina sp. genome encodes:
- a CDS encoding DUF1275 domain-containing protein: MVETLRRHPANTHLGLMLALTFTTGIVDAVGYLGLDRVFTGNMTGNVVILGMALVGGTGLPVLGPVVALAAFMVGAAVGGRVLRSDAHGWTSRHTWLFAGVGLVLLAAAAATFGTGCRGDRCSTRSRPRSASRWAVRRQLPGISP, encoded by the coding sequence GTGGTCGAGACACTGCGCCGTCATCCCGCGAACACGCACCTGGGCCTCATGCTCGCGCTCACCTTCACCACCGGCATCGTCGACGCGGTCGGCTACCTTGGGCTCGACCGCGTCTTCACGGGAAACATGACGGGCAACGTGGTGATCCTCGGCATGGCTCTCGTTGGCGGCACGGGCCTGCCGGTGCTGGGCCCTGTCGTGGCCCTCGCGGCTTTCATGGTGGGTGCGGCGGTCGGGGGCCGCGTGCTGAGGTCCGACGCTCATGGCTGGACCTCGCGACACACCTGGCTCTTCGCGGGCGTGGGTTTGGTGCTCTTGGCGGCCGCGGCCGCAACATTCGGCACGGGGTGCCGGGGCGATCGCTGCAGTACGCGATCACGGCCGCGCTCGGCCTCGCGATGGGCTGTCAGGCGGCAACTGCCAGGCATATCGCCGTGA
- a CDS encoding amidase family protein — MPGGSSSGPATAVALGQASIGLGTDTAGSIRVPASYQGLWGLRPTHGAIPMQGVVPLAPSYDTVGFLTRDGETLLAAASVGLAGAPFARPGQRVVVPDAPVTPYPEVQAAFREATAALAPNADRVAFPPFNELFEAFRTTQQAEAWRAHSAWVSAHPGALAPDIAARFSEASSVTSSHEAQAIIQRDRLAEILDELLGDSLLLIPAAASAAPPLSASDEELEHARQATLGLTTIAGLTGRPAVSIPLMRVPAGPVGISLVGPRGSDMSLIRTAITWARNIGVIRVG, encoded by the coding sequence ATCCCCGGTGGATCGTCGAGCGGTCCTGCGACGGCCGTTGCGCTGGGCCAGGCGAGCATCGGGCTGGGCACCGACACGGCGGGCTCGATCCGTGTTCCGGCCTCGTACCAGGGGCTTTGGGGACTGCGACCCACGCATGGCGCGATCCCGATGCAGGGAGTGGTGCCTCTCGCGCCCTCCTACGACACCGTCGGCTTTCTCACCCGCGACGGCGAGACCCTCCTTGCCGCAGCGTCGGTGGGGCTCGCCGGGGCTCCCTTCGCGCGTCCCGGCCAGCGCGTCGTGGTGCCCGACGCTCCCGTCACCCCGTACCCCGAGGTTCAGGCCGCGTTCCGCGAGGCGACCGCGGCGCTCGCACCCAACGCGGATCGCGTCGCCTTCCCGCCCTTCAACGAGCTGTTCGAGGCGTTCCGCACCACTCAGCAGGCCGAGGCGTGGCGAGCGCACAGCGCATGGGTCTCCGCGCACCCCGGCGCGCTCGCGCCCGACATTGCCGCGCGCTTCTCCGAGGCGTCGAGCGTCACGAGCAGCCACGAGGCACAGGCCATCATCCAGCGCGACCGGCTCGCGGAGATCCTCGACGAGCTGCTTGGCGACTCGCTGCTGCTCATCCCCGCGGCCGCGTCGGCGGCGCCGCCGCTGTCCGCGAGCGACGAGGAGCTCGAGCACGCCCGGCAGGCCACACTCGGCCTGACCACCATCGCCGGGCTGACCGGGCGGCCGGCGGTGTCGATTCCGCTCATGCGGGTGCCGGCCGGGCCCGTGGGCATCTCGCTCGTAGGCCCGCGTGGGAGCGACATGTCGCTCATCCGCACCGCGATCACGTGGGCGCGCAACATCGGAGTCATCCGCGTAGGTTGA
- the gatA gene encoding Asp-tRNA(Asn)/Glu-tRNA(Gln) amidotransferase subunit GatA has product MTDWTRRTAAQMADALAAGEVTSVSLTQAHLDRIAAVDGDVHAFLYVNTERALETAAAVDADRAAGISLQRLAGVPIGIKDVLVTEGLPTTAGSRILEGWIPPYDATVTRKVREARMPILGKTNMDEFAMGSSTEHSAFGPTHNPWDLDRIPGGSGGGSAAALAAFEAPLTIGSDTGGSIRQPASVTGTVGVKPTYGGVSRYGAIALASSLDQLGPCARTVLDTALLHEVMGGHDPHDATSLREPVPGAVAAALEGASGDLTGVTLGVIRELGGEGYQDGVKQRFEEALDAARAAGATVVEVDCPSFVYALAAYYLILPAEASSNLAKFDGVRFGLRVERENIERTMAATRAEGFGDEVKRRIILGTYALSAGYYDAYYGSAQKVRTLIQRDFAAAFEKATVLVSPTVPSTPFKLGERIDDPLAMYLNDVATIPANLAGIPGMSIPAGLAPEDNLPVGFQLLAPAHEDARLYRVGGAIEALLNAKWGGPLSSLAPELSEVSR; this is encoded by the coding sequence ATGACCGACTGGACGCGCCGCACGGCGGCGCAGATGGCCGACGCTCTCGCGGCTGGGGAGGTCACTTCCGTCTCCCTGACGCAGGCACACCTTGACCGCATCGCGGCCGTGGACGGCGATGTGCACGCCTTCCTCTACGTGAACACCGAGCGCGCGCTCGAGACCGCCGCCGCGGTCGACGCCGACCGCGCGGCCGGCATCTCGCTGCAGCGCCTCGCCGGTGTGCCGATCGGCATCAAGGACGTGCTCGTCACGGAGGGGCTTCCCACCACGGCGGGCTCCCGGATCCTCGAGGGGTGGATCCCACCCTACGACGCGACCGTGACGCGCAAGGTGCGCGAGGCGCGCATGCCCATCCTGGGCAAGACCAACATGGACGAGTTCGCGATGGGCTCGTCCACGGAGCACTCGGCGTTCGGTCCCACCCACAACCCGTGGGACCTTGACCGCATCCCCGGCGGTTCCGGCGGCGGCTCCGCCGCCGCGCTGGCCGCCTTCGAGGCGCCCCTGACCATCGGCTCCGACACGGGAGGCTCCATCCGTCAACCCGCTTCCGTGACCGGAACGGTTGGCGTCAAGCCCACCTACGGCGGGGTCTCGCGCTACGGCGCCATCGCGCTGGCCAGCAGCCTGGACCAGCTGGGCCCATGCGCCCGCACCGTCCTCGACACGGCGCTCCTGCACGAGGTGATGGGCGGCCACGACCCCCACGACGCCACGAGCCTGCGCGAGCCCGTCCCCGGCGCGGTGGCAGCGGCCCTTGAGGGAGCGTCGGGCGATCTGACTGGCGTGACGCTTGGCGTGATCCGCGAGCTGGGTGGCGAGGGCTACCAGGACGGCGTGAAGCAGCGCTTCGAGGAGGCGCTCGACGCGGCAAGGGCCGCTGGCGCCACGGTGGTCGAGGTGGACTGTCCGAGCTTCGTGTACGCGCTCGCCGCGTACTACCTGATCCTCCCTGCGGAGGCGAGCAGCAACCTCGCCAAGTTCGACGGCGTGCGGTTTGGCCTGCGCGTGGAGCGCGAGAACATCGAGCGGACCATGGCCGCTACCAGGGCCGAAGGCTTCGGCGACGAGGTCAAGCGGCGCATCATCCTCGGCACCTACGCCCTCAGCGCGGGCTACTACGACGCGTACTACGGCTCCGCGCAGAAGGTGCGCACGCTCATCCAGCGCGACTTCGCCGCGGCATTCGAGAAGGCGACCGTGCTCGTGAGTCCCACGGTGCCAAGCACGCCGTTCAAGCTGGGGGAGCGCATCGACGATCCGCTCGCGATGTACCTCAACGACGTGGCGACCATCCCGGCGAACCTTGCTGGCATCCCCGGCATGTCCATCCCTGCGGGTCTCGCTCCGGAGGACAACCTCCCGGTGGGCTTCCAGCTGCTCGCCCCCGCGCACGAGGACGCGCGCCTGTATCGCGTTGGCGGGGCCATCGAGGCCCTGCTGAACGCGAAATGGGGAGGCCCCTTGAGCTCCCTTGCCCCCGAGCTTTCGGAGGTGTCCCGATGA
- a CDS encoding GNAT family N-acetyltransferase has protein sequence MAGTIRVIQADEQVRLQEIGALTALAYLSDALVDNAHPYIPALRDAHARAEKAILLAMADGERGEGAIVGTLTVVPPGSPFIERAGSGEFELRMLAVSPMERGRGIGAELTLYGVKLAQEQGATGIVLSTMETMHAAHRLYERLGFVRRTDLDWVVQDNPDGTVTPVDHAPDASAGEVRLLGYSWDMTRTV, from the coding sequence ATGGCGGGCACGATTCGGGTGATTCAAGCGGACGAGCAGGTGCGTCTCCAGGAAATCGGCGCGCTCACCGCGCTCGCCTACCTCTCGGACGCGCTCGTCGACAACGCCCACCCCTATATCCCCGCGCTCCGGGATGCGCACGCCCGCGCTGAGAAGGCCATCCTGCTCGCGATGGCGGACGGGGAGCGCGGAGAGGGCGCGATCGTCGGCACGCTCACGGTGGTGCCGCCCGGCAGCCCGTTCATCGAGCGAGCGGGATCCGGAGAGTTTGAGCTGCGGATGCTCGCGGTGTCTCCCATGGAGCGCGGCCGCGGCATCGGCGCCGAGCTCACGCTCTACGGGGTCAAGCTCGCGCAGGAGCAGGGCGCAACGGGAATCGTGCTGTCCACGATGGAGACGATGCACGCGGCGCACCGGCTCTATGAGCGGCTGGGTTTTGTGCGGCGCACCGACCTCGACTGGGTTGTGCAGGACAACCCCGACGGCACCGTGACTCCCGTTGACCACGCCCCCGACGCCTCCGCGGGTGAGGTGCGGCTGCTTGGCTACTCGTGGGACATGACGAGGACGGTCTAG
- the gatB gene encoding Asp-tRNA(Asn)/Glu-tRNA(Gln) amidotransferase subunit GatB gives MTKLTYDDAVERFDPVFGIEVHVELNTKTKMFCGCLNEFGGEPNTHVCPVCLGLPGSMPVTNGKAVESAIRLGLALGCEIRESSRFARKNYFYPDLAKDYQISQYDEPTCFEGSVDVVLDDGEVVTIAIERAHIEEDAGKNTHVGGTGGIQGADYSLVDYNRGGVPLVEIVTKPIEGMGERTAEVARAYVATIRDIVRGLGISDGRMEQGSLRADVNLSLRPKAADGADQSAVPFGKRSETKNVNSLRAIERAVQYEAGRQAELLTAGQPVVQETRHWHEDTSSTTPGRSKEQAEDYRYFPEPDLLPVEPSRAWVEQLRATIPEHPAKLRARLREEWGFSELEMRDVVAADAVQLIVDTVAAGASPQAARKWWGGELARTANEREVTLQDLPVTAQDIAELQGLVDAGTINDKLARQALEGVLAGEGSPASVVEKRGLVVVSDDSALEAAVDEALAAQPDVLEKIREGKIQAAGAIVGAVMKATRGQADAGRVRQIILARAGVEG, from the coding sequence ATGACCAAGCTCACGTATGACGACGCCGTGGAGCGCTTCGATCCCGTGTTCGGCATCGAGGTCCACGTGGAGCTCAACACCAAGACCAAGATGTTCTGCGGCTGCCTCAACGAGTTCGGCGGAGAGCCCAACACCCACGTCTGCCCCGTTTGCCTTGGTCTGCCAGGCTCGATGCCCGTAACCAACGGCAAGGCGGTGGAGTCCGCGATCCGGCTGGGCCTGGCGCTCGGCTGCGAGATCCGCGAGTCCAGCCGCTTTGCACGGAAGAACTACTTCTACCCGGACCTCGCCAAGGACTACCAGATCTCCCAGTACGACGAGCCCACGTGCTTCGAGGGCTCGGTGGACGTGGTCCTCGACGACGGCGAGGTCGTGACCATCGCGATCGAGCGCGCCCACATCGAGGAGGACGCGGGCAAGAACACGCACGTGGGCGGCACCGGCGGCATCCAGGGCGCGGACTACTCGCTCGTGGACTACAACCGCGGCGGCGTGCCCCTCGTTGAGATCGTCACCAAGCCCATCGAGGGCATGGGCGAGCGGACGGCCGAGGTGGCCCGCGCCTACGTCGCGACCATCCGCGACATCGTCCGCGGGCTCGGCATCAGCGACGGCCGTATGGAGCAGGGCAGCCTGCGCGCGGACGTGAACCTCTCGCTTCGCCCCAAGGCGGCCGACGGCGCGGATCAGTCCGCGGTGCCGTTCGGCAAGCGCTCGGAGACCAAGAACGTCAACTCGCTGCGCGCGATCGAGCGCGCGGTGCAGTACGAGGCCGGCCGCCAGGCCGAGCTGCTCACCGCGGGTCAGCCCGTGGTGCAGGAGACGCGCCACTGGCACGAGGACACGTCGTCCACGACTCCGGGCCGCTCCAAGGAGCAAGCGGAGGACTACCGCTACTTCCCCGAGCCCGATCTGCTGCCGGTAGAGCCCTCGCGAGCGTGGGTGGAGCAGCTGCGCGCCACCATCCCCGAGCACCCGGCAAAGTTGCGTGCCCGCTTGCGCGAGGAGTGGGGCTTCAGCGAGCTCGAGATGCGCGACGTTGTCGCGGCCGATGCGGTCCAGCTCATCGTCGACACCGTCGCGGCCGGCGCCTCTCCGCAGGCTGCGCGCAAGTGGTGGGGCGGCGAGCTCGCCCGCACTGCCAACGAGCGTGAGGTGACGCTCCAGGACCTCCCGGTCACCGCGCAGGACATCGCCGAGCTCCAGGGCCTCGTAGATGCCGGAACCATCAACGACAAGCTCGCCCGTCAGGCGCTCGAGGGCGTGCTCGCGGGCGAAGGCTCGCCAGCGTCGGTCGTTGAGAAGCGCGGCCTGGTAGTGGTGAGCGACGACTCCGCGCTCGAGGCCGCCGTCGACGAGGCGCTCGCGGCCCAGCCGGACGTTCTCGAGAAGATCCGCGAGGGCAAGATTCAGGCGGCCGGCGCGATCGTGGGTGCGGTCATGAAGGCCACGCGCGGGCAGGCGGACGCCGGACGCGTGCGCCAGATCATCCTCGCGCGCGCTGGCGTGGAGGGCTGA
- a CDS encoding dihydrofolate reductase family protein — protein MGRLVYSMLVSADGFVNSPDGSFDWADPDDEVLDFITQRMRMVGTYLYGRRYYETMTSWANLRAVPGLSELDYAFSDQWNATTKYVYSRTLQDAPTPNTHMRAAIDVDEIAALKAASEKHITVEGTQIARACLEAGVVDGISAYVVPIATGGGTPLFPLGLPLELTLVDEVRFPSGILNLRWDVSR, from the coding sequence GTGGGAAGGCTCGTGTACTCGATGCTCGTCAGCGCGGACGGGTTCGTGAACAGCCCGGACGGCTCGTTCGACTGGGCCGATCCAGACGACGAGGTGCTCGATTTCATCACCCAGCGCATGCGCATGGTTGGCACCTACCTCTATGGCCGCCGCTACTACGAGACCATGACAAGTTGGGCGAACCTCCGTGCGGTCCCGGGCCTCAGCGAACTCGACTATGCGTTCTCGGACCAGTGGAACGCGACCACGAAGTACGTGTATTCGCGAACGCTCCAGGATGCGCCGACGCCCAACACCCACATGCGTGCGGCGATCGACGTTGACGAGATCGCCGCGCTCAAGGCCGCGAGCGAGAAGCACATCACCGTGGAGGGCACTCAGATCGCGCGCGCATGCCTTGAGGCGGGAGTCGTCGACGGAATCTCCGCGTACGTTGTCCCCATCGCGACCGGAGGCGGGACGCCGCTTTTCCCGCTTGGGCTGCCGCTGGAGTTGACCCTCGTCGATGAGGTGCGGTTCCCGAGCGGCATCCTCAATCTGCGGTGGGACGTGTCGAGGTAG
- a CDS encoding TetR/AcrR family transcriptional regulator, which produces MAVRNVTRAAKPREETARKRKEILRAATDVFGSKGYTKGSLADIAEQVGMTHAGVLHHFGSKDALLLEVLVYRDETDVEHLEGRHIPGGLDLFRHLVTTARLNEQRPGIIQAFAVLSAESVTDDHPAKEFFRKRYETLRGEVKEALTEICDPTDPPRAEELDFATASIIAVMDGLQIQWLLAPDQVRLAQSSAFAIDAILAAAIQGHRRSVM; this is translated from the coding sequence ATGGCAGTGCGAAACGTTACGCGTGCAGCGAAGCCGCGCGAGGAGACCGCGCGCAAGCGTAAGGAGATCCTGCGCGCGGCCACTGACGTGTTCGGATCCAAGGGCTACACCAAGGGATCGCTCGCCGACATCGCCGAGCAGGTGGGCATGACGCACGCCGGAGTGCTGCACCACTTCGGATCCAAGGATGCGCTGCTGCTCGAGGTACTCGTGTATCGCGACGAGACGGACGTCGAGCACCTCGAAGGACGGCACATACCAGGGGGTTTGGACCTCTTCCGGCACCTCGTGACCACCGCGCGGCTCAACGAGCAGCGCCCTGGAATCATCCAGGCGTTCGCGGTGCTCTCCGCCGAATCCGTGACGGACGATCACCCCGCGAAGGAGTTCTTCCGCAAGCGCTACGAGACCCTGCGAGGCGAGGTCAAGGAGGCGCTCACCGAGATCTGCGATCCCACGGATCCGCCGCGCGCGGAGGAGCTCGACTTCGCGACCGCCAGCATCATCGCGGTGATGGACGGCCTGCAGATTCAGTGGCTGCTCGCGCCAGACCAGGTGCGCCTGGCGCAGTCGTCAGCGTTCGCGATCGACGCGATCCTGGCTGCCGCGATCCAAGGTCACCGCCGCAGCGTTATGTAG
- a CDS encoding M15 family metallopeptidase: MRTLMRALGGAAVVGLALSACTHSPAPVPTATVTVQATTTATATPEPVVSISSDPTLVANPFARPESLGTEALPLRKNGLAKPGATPPELVNRQLEPGPSALPDPEDDAWFATISPVPDDVLARSSWRKECPVKSSDLSYVVMPFWGFDNKPHTGEMLISAAWAKKAVGVFKYMYEHRFPIEEMRVTTNEEVNGEHFGDQNVTISFECRRTTGGYTTWSAHASGLAIDINPFQNPWYRDKNVFPELATAYTDRSWIRPGMIESQRQVITEFNKIGWSWGGNWGTFDDWMHFSANNL; this comes from the coding sequence ATGCGGACACTCATGCGGGCCCTCGGCGGTGCTGCCGTCGTGGGCCTCGCCCTGTCCGCCTGCACGCACTCGCCGGCGCCCGTGCCGACCGCTACGGTGACCGTCCAGGCCACGACCACGGCGACGGCCACGCCCGAACCCGTGGTGAGCATCTCTTCGGACCCGACCCTCGTCGCCAATCCCTTTGCGCGGCCGGAGTCTCTCGGCACCGAGGCGCTTCCCTTGCGCAAGAACGGGCTCGCGAAGCCGGGCGCCACTCCCCCGGAGCTCGTCAACAGGCAGCTCGAGCCCGGACCGAGCGCGCTCCCCGATCCCGAGGACGACGCATGGTTCGCGACGATCTCCCCGGTTCCGGACGATGTGCTCGCCCGCTCCAGCTGGCGCAAGGAATGCCCGGTGAAGAGCAGCGACCTCTCCTACGTGGTGATGCCCTTCTGGGGATTCGACAACAAGCCGCACACGGGCGAGATGCTCATCAGCGCGGCCTGGGCCAAGAAGGCCGTCGGCGTCTTCAAGTACATGTACGAGCACCGCTTCCCCATCGAGGAGATGCGGGTCACGACGAACGAAGAGGTGAACGGCGAGCACTTCGGCGACCAGAACGTCACCATCTCCTTCGAATGCCGCCGCACTACGGGCGGCTACACCACGTGGTCCGCGCACGCGAGCGGGCTCGCGATCGACATCAATCCGTTCCAAAACCCCTGGTATCGCGACAAGAACGTCTTCCCGGAACTCGCCACGGCGTACACCGATCGGTCATGGATCCGGCCGGGCATGATCGAGTCGCAGCGCCAAGTCATCACGGAGTTCAACAAAATCGGCTGGTCGTGGGGCGGCAACTGGGGCACGTTCGACGACTGGATGCACTTCTCGGCGAACAACCTGTGA
- a CDS encoding dihydrofolate reductase family protein yields MGSLVYLMITSADGYTADADGNFDWATPTPALHAHAEHFTRGLSGQIYGPRMWETMRVWEDIRPGDGQDYGDMAEVMYSYGEAWRSLPTHVFDRSQGNPLTGDRLRELKAASGGPLSIGGPGLAAVAVREGEVDEVARYVVPHVTGGGRHGGRAMWARGSSS; encoded by the coding sequence ATGGGCTCGCTCGTCTACCTGATGATCACGTCGGCCGACGGGTACACCGCGGACGCCGACGGCAACTTCGACTGGGCCACGCCAACGCCCGCCCTCCACGCCCACGCCGAGCACTTCACGCGCGGCCTCAGCGGGCAGATCTACGGCCCGCGGATGTGGGAGACCATGCGGGTCTGGGAAGACATCCGCCCCGGCGACGGGCAGGACTACGGCGACATGGCCGAGGTCATGTACTCCTATGGCGAGGCCTGGCGGTCCCTTCCGACCCACGTGTTCGACAGAAGCCAAGGCAACCCCCTCACGGGTGACCGTCTGCGCGAACTCAAGGCAGCGTCGGGCGGGCCGTTGAGCATTGGCGGCCCCGGTCTCGCGGCGGTGGCTGTGCGCGAGGGCGAGGTAGACGAGGTGGCGCGCTATGTGGTGCCGCATGTGACTGGCGGGGGACGCCATGGTGGCCGCGCGATGTGGGCGCGAGGCTCGAGCTCGTAG
- a CDS encoding DUF1275 family protein codes for MGCQAATARHIAVKDVTTVVVTSTLTGLASDSELGRGEGQPWRRRAGAIVLIALGAFTGAALLKADIGWGLLAAGAIIVSVAWLGHVARPLPGAADPYDEE; via the coding sequence ATGGGCTGTCAGGCGGCAACTGCCAGGCATATCGCCGTGAAGGACGTCACCACGGTGGTGGTGACGTCGACGCTCACGGGGCTCGCGTCGGACTCCGAGCTCGGCCGCGGCGAGGGCCAGCCGTGGCGGCGCCGCGCGGGGGCGATCGTGCTCATCGCGCTCGGCGCGTTCACCGGCGCCGCTCTGCTCAAGGCTGACATCGGGTGGGGGCTGCTTGCTGCGGGCGCGATCATCGTGAGCGTCGCGTGGCTCGGCCACGTCGCCCGACCGCTTCCTGGCGCGGCCGATCCCTACGACGAGGAGTAG
- a CDS encoding MFS transporter — MAPDTPSVEDRTTPSQAWVRNVSLFLAGQTVSLLGSMLVQYAVLWYLTLTTKDGTILALSVAFGFLPQAIVSVFGGVWADRHNRKYLIMAADATIALATLALALFMMNGVTSVWLIFAAMAIRSAGAGVQTPAVAAALPQLVPAEKLLRVNGINGAIQSGMMLASPPVAALLYANVPLHGIFFIDVGTAAIGIGILALVPLRAVMRSGERVGYFDDLREGVRYIGEHHYVKWVLYLFGGIMIAVGAPSMLTPLMVVRSFGDEVWKLTALELAFSVGMLLAGAAIAAWGDRFERTTLIVWSTLILSALTVALGLSPVLWVFLVTMFFVGLAVPFFSTPIFTVLQESVDPERLGRVFGFVSIVSAMGMPAGMLVFGPLANVISVEAVLVISGVLMFGIGVLAFLTPSGRAALDYVRAHRAPTTPESASPQPS, encoded by the coding sequence ATGGCCCCGGACACGCCATCGGTGGAGGACCGCACCACGCCGTCCCAAGCGTGGGTGCGGAACGTCTCGCTGTTCCTCGCCGGACAGACGGTCTCGCTGCTGGGATCCATGCTCGTGCAGTATGCGGTGCTCTGGTACCTCACACTCACCACCAAGGACGGCACGATTCTGGCGCTGTCGGTGGCGTTCGGGTTCCTCCCTCAGGCGATCGTGTCCGTGTTCGGCGGGGTGTGGGCGGACCGGCACAACCGCAAGTACCTCATCATGGCCGCCGACGCGACCATCGCGCTCGCGACCCTCGCACTCGCCCTGTTCATGATGAACGGCGTCACCTCCGTCTGGCTGATCTTCGCGGCGATGGCGATTCGCTCGGCGGGCGCTGGGGTGCAGACGCCGGCGGTGGCCGCGGCGCTCCCGCAGCTCGTGCCGGCAGAGAAGCTGCTGCGAGTCAACGGCATCAACGGCGCCATCCAGTCGGGAATGATGCTCGCGTCACCGCCCGTCGCCGCACTGCTGTACGCGAATGTGCCGCTCCACGGGATCTTCTTCATCGACGTGGGCACGGCTGCCATCGGCATCGGCATCCTTGCCCTGGTGCCCCTGCGAGCGGTCATGCGCAGCGGAGAGCGCGTCGGCTACTTCGACGACCTGCGCGAGGGCGTGCGATACATCGGCGAGCACCACTACGTGAAGTGGGTGCTCTATCTCTTCGGCGGCATCATGATCGCCGTTGGCGCGCCGTCCATGCTGACGCCGCTCATGGTCGTGCGGTCCTTCGGCGACGAGGTGTGGAAGCTGACGGCGCTCGAACTCGCGTTCTCCGTTGGCATGCTGCTCGCGGGCGCCGCGATCGCCGCGTGGGGCGACCGGTTCGAGCGCACCACCCTCATCGTGTGGTCCACGCTCATCCTCTCCGCACTCACCGTGGCGCTCGGCCTGTCGCCCGTGCTGTGGGTGTTCCTGGTGACGATGTTCTTCGTGGGGCTTGCGGTGCCGTTCTTCTCCACCCCCATCTTCACGGTGCTTCAGGAGTCGGTGGATCCCGAGCGGCTCGGCCGCGTGTTCGGGTTCGTGAGCATCGTGTCGGCGATGGGGATGCCCGCGGGCATGCTGGTCTTCGGGCCGCTCGCCAACGTCATCAGCGTGGAGGCGGTGCTGGTCATCTCCGGCGTGCTGATGTTCGGCATAGGAGTGCTCGCGTTCCTGACGCCGAGCGGCCGCGCGGCGCTCGACTACGTGCGGGCACACCGGGCCCCAACTACGCCAGAGTCAGCCTCACCGCAGCCCAGCTGA
- the gatC gene encoding Asp-tRNA(Asn)/Glu-tRNA(Gln) amidotransferase subunit GatC — MSSLERADVARLAVLARIDMTDDDLDRLSGQLSAIVDAVATLATLDTHDVPATSHPIPMANVEREDVIEESLTPARALSGAPQAEGDRFRVPQILGEEA; from the coding sequence ATGTCTTCCCTGGAACGTGCGGATGTGGCGCGCCTCGCCGTCCTTGCCCGCATCGACATGACCGACGATGACCTCGACCGACTCTCCGGGCAGCTCAGCGCGATCGTCGACGCGGTCGCAACACTTGCGACCCTCGACACGCACGACGTGCCTGCTACGAGCCACCCCATCCCCATGGCGAACGTGGAGCGCGAGGACGTGATCGAGGAATCGCTGACGCCCGCGCGGGCGCTGTCGGGCGCCCCGCAGGCCGAGGGCGACCGGTTCCGGGTTCCCCAGATCCTTGGGGAGGAGGCATGA